The proteins below are encoded in one region of Mus caroli chromosome 10, CAROLI_EIJ_v1.1, whole genome shotgun sequence:
- the Pald1 gene encoding paladin — protein sequence MGTTASTAQQTVSAGTSLEGLQGGSSSSMDSQHSLGGMQSFRATSLHNSKAKSIIPNKVAPVVITYNCKEEFQIHDELLKAHYRMGRLSDATPEHYLVQGRYFLVRDITEKMDILGTLESCGAPNFRQVRGGLPVFGMGQPSLLGFRRVLQKLQTDGLKECIIFCVREEPVVFLRAEEDFVSYTPRDKESLHENLRDPSPGVKAENLELAIRKEIHDFAQLRENVYHVYHNTEDLRGEPHTVAIRGEDGVRVTEEVFKRPLFLQPTYRYHRLPLPEQGAPLEAQFDAFVSVLRETPSLLPLRDNHGPLPALLFSCQSGVGRTNLGMVLGTLVMFHYSRTTSQLEAASPLAKPLPMEQFQVIQGFICKVPQGKKMVEEVDRVISACAELHDLKEEVLKNQRRLESFRPESPGQECGSQQAVQQRALWSLELYFYLILFNYYLHEQYPLAFALSFSRWLCTHPELYRLPVALNSVGPLVPGDLIAKGSLEADDLLSLDALSTVREMDVANFRRVPRMPIYGTAQPSAKALGNILAYLSDAKRKLRQVVWINLREEVVLECDGHMHSLWPPGPALAPEQLEALEAQLKAHLSAPVPNTKSPTAPRFQKCLTPQEVFSQHQGACLGLTYCRIPVPDFCAPREEDFDRLLEALRAALTKDPGTGFVFSCLSGQGRTTTAMVVAVLACWHIGGCPEVGEEELVSVPDAKFTKGEFQVVMKVVQLLPDGHHVKKEVDAALDTVSETMTPMHYHLREIIISTYRQAKATKEAQEAQRLQLRSLQYLERYIYLILFNAYLRLEKTSSWQRPFSTWMREVATKAGIYEILNQLGFPELESIEEQPLSRLRYRWQEQSRDPEPCDAGDFL from the exons ATGGGTACAACGgcaagcacagcacagcagacagTCTCGGCTGGCACGTCCTTGGAGGGCCTGCagggcggcagcagcagcagcatggacaGCCAGCATTCTCTCGGTGGCATGCAGTCCTTCCGTGCCACAAGTTTACACAACAGCAAGGCCAAGTCCATCATCCCCAACAAGGTGGCTCCTGTTGTGATCAC GTACAACTGCAAGGAGGAGTTCCAGATCCACGATGAGCTGCTCAAGGCCCATTACAGGATGGGCCGGCTATCGGATGCCACCCCCGAGCACTACCTGGTGCAG GGTCGCTATTTCTTGGTGCGTGACATCACCGAGAAGATGGATATACTGGGCACCTTGGAGAGCTGTGGGGCTCCCAACTTCCGGCAGGTGCGGGGCGGCCTCCCTGTGTTTGGCATGGGACAACCCAGCCTCTTGGGGTTCAGGAGGGTCCTGCAGAAACTCCAGACGGACGGACTCAAG GAGTGCATTATCTTCTGCGTGCGGGAGGAGCCTGTGGTGTTCTTGCGTGCTGAGGAGGACTTTGTGTCTTACACACCTCGAGACAAGGAGAGCCTTCATGAGAACCTCAGGGACCCTAGTCCAGGGGTCAAGGCTGAGAATCTGGAACTGGCCATCCGGAAAGAG ATCCATGACTTTGCCCAATTGAGAGAGAATGTATACCACGTATACCACAACACAGAGGACCTGCGCGGGGAGCCGCACACCGTGGCCATCCGAGGTGAGGATGGCGTGCGCGTGACCGAGGAGGTGTTTAAGCGGCCGCTCTTCCTGCAGCCCACCTACAG ATACCACCGTCTCCCCTTGCCAGAGCAAGGGGCCCCCCTGGAAGCCCAGTTTGATGCCTTTGTCAGCGTTCTTCGG GAGACCCCCAGCCTTCTGCCACTCAGAGATAACCACGGGCCTCTGCCTGCCCTCCTGTTCAGCTGCCAGTCAGGTGTAGGCAGGACCAACCTAGGCATGGTTCTGGGAACCCTCGTCATGTTCCACTACAGTAGGACCACCTCCCAGCTAGA GGCAGCCTCCCCGTTGGCCAAACCCCTGCCCATGGAGCAGTTTCAGGTGATCCAGGGCTTCATCTGTAAGGtgccacaggggaaaaaaatggtgGAGGAG GTGGATCGAGTGATCAGTGCCTGTGCAGAGTTGCATGACCTGAAGGAGGAGGTCCTAAAAAACCAGAGGAGGCTGGAAAGCTTCAGGCCAGAGAGCCCGGGACAG GAATGTGGTAGTCAGCAAGCTGTCCAACAGAGGGCGCTGTGGAGCCTGGAGCTGTACTTCTATCTGATCCTATTTAACTACTATCTGCATGAGCAG TACCCCCTGGCCTTTGCCCTCAGTTTCAGTCGATGGCTGTGTACCCATCCTGAGCTGTACCGTCTGCCGGTGGCGCTGAATTCAGTGGGGCCCTTGGTCCCTGGGGACCTCATCGCCAAGGGCTCCCTG GAAGCAGATGATCTTCTGTCCCTGGATGCGCTCAGCACCGTCAGAGAGATGGACGTAGCCAACTTCCGGCGTGTGCCTCGCATGCCTATCTATGGCACCGCACAGCCTAGTGCCAAG gcCTTAGGCAACATCCTGGCTTACCTGTCTGATGCCAAGAGGAAGCTGCGGCAGGTGGTCTGGATCAACCTGAGGGAGGAGGTTGTGTTAGAGTGTGACGGTCACATGCACAGCCTGTGGCCTCCTGGCCCAGCCCTGGCCCCTGAGCAGCTGGAG GCTCTGGAGGCCCAGCTGAAGGCCCACCTGAGCGCACCTGTCCCCAACACCAAGAGCCCTACTGCCCCCAGGTTCCAGAAGTGCCTGACCCCACAGGAGGTCTTCAGCCAGCACCAGGGGGCCTGCCTTGGCCTTACGTACTGCCGTATTCCTGTGCCAGACTTCTGCGCCCCTCGGGAGGAG GACTTTGACCGACTGCTGGAGGCCCTGCGAGCTGCTCTCACCAAGGACCCGGGCACAGGCTTTGTCTTCAGCTGCCTCAGTGGCCAGGGCCGGACCACAACTGCCATGGTGGTAGCCGTGCTGGCCTGCTGGCAcattggg GGCTGTCCCGAGGTGGGTGAGGAGGAACTAGTGAGCGTGCCTGATGCCAAGTTCACCAAGGGCGAGTTTCAG GTGGTGATGAAGGTGGTACAGCTGCTGCCCGACGGCCACCATGTGAAGAAGGAGGTGGATGCGGCGTTGGACACTGTCAGCGAGACCATGACACCTATGCACTACCACCTCCGGGAGATCATCATATCCACCTACCGACAG GCAAAGGCTACCAAAGAGGCACAGGAAGCTCAGAGGTTGCAGCTGCGGAGCCTGCAGTACCTGGAGCGCTACATCTACCTGATCCTCTTTAATGCCTACCTTCGCTTGGAGAAGACCAGCTCCTGGCAGAGGCCTTTCAGCACCTGGATGCGGGAG GTGGCAACCAAAGCTGGCATCTATGAGATCCTCAACCAGCTGGGCTTCCCTGAGCTGGAGAGCATCGAGGAGCAGCCCCTGTCGAGGCTCCGCTACCGCTGGCAGGAGCAGAGTCGAGACCCAGAGCCCTGTGATGCTGGGGACTTCCTGTAG